A genome region from Desulfobaccales bacterium includes the following:
- a CDS encoding Hsp20/alpha crystallin family protein, translating into MYRLIKIRVIRDFDRLEEQVRRGLDTLLEAHKTSASFRPAADFYETSQGLVLRLELAGVAAEDISLSLTAHELVVRGRRRPPPPEGLRRFIRLEIGFGAFERRFTLPLPIDSEGVEAAYVDGILEVRLPRKVPQSRQITVKSLT; encoded by the coding sequence ATGTACCGTCTCATCAAAATCCGAGTCATCCGAGACTTCGACCGCCTGGAAGAACAGGTGCGCCGCGGCCTCGATACCTTGCTGGAAGCCCATAAGACCTCGGCGTCTTTTAGGCCCGCGGCCGATTTCTATGAAACCAGCCAGGGGCTGGTGCTCCGCCTGGAGTTGGCCGGGGTGGCCGCAGAGGACATTTCCCTGTCCTTAACCGCGCACGAACTGGTAGTGCGGGGGCGGCGCCGGCCTCCCCCTCCGGAAGGCCTCCGGCGCTTTATTCGACTGGAGATAGGTTTCGGCGCGTTTGAACGGCGCTTCACACTCCCCCTCCCCATTGATTCCGAGGGCGTGGAAGCCGCCTATGTGGATGGCATTCTGGAAGTCCGCTTGCCTCGCAAAGTGCCCCAGAGTCGACAGATCACGGTAAAATCCTTAACTTAA
- a CDS encoding carbohydrate kinase family protein, with amino-acid sequence MSPQVICLGAINLDLKFQVEDLAGFLKDWGTGLTRGGEEAVSRGEESRLKELLGRYGRPAGRFGGGMAANTAYALACLGIPVTLVGRVGNDADGEFLIKSLAGVDLAHVITKGESGRAYILADPEGERTILLAPNTNDDIDERDIPWEALNNTTFLHLTALAGDGPLALQGMIASRVQESVRLSLDPGELYARRGWQAIEAILDHTETLLLNEIEWRLLGGDINVHPTWAPPLVVIKRGGRGARLLTPLRHLDFPVELGGELVDTLGAGDVFAAGYLAGRLAGLHLNLCVRLGNRAAAVSLGGAGRESYPDKIFIERQIQLLQQA; translated from the coding sequence ATGTCACCACAGGTAATTTGTTTGGGAGCTATCAACCTTGACCTGAAGTTTCAGGTGGAGGATCTGGCGGGTTTCCTGAAGGACTGGGGCACCGGATTGACCCGGGGGGGCGAAGAGGCCGTATCCCGGGGAGAGGAGTCCCGCCTCAAGGAACTGCTGGGCCGGTACGGCCGGCCGGCAGGGCGCTTCGGCGGCGGCATGGCCGCCAACACGGCCTATGCCCTGGCCTGTCTGGGTATCCCGGTAACCCTGGTAGGACGCGTAGGGAATGATGCCGATGGAGAATTTCTTATAAAAAGCCTGGCCGGGGTGGATCTGGCGCACGTGATCACCAAAGGGGAAAGCGGCCGGGCCTATATCCTGGCGGACCCGGAAGGCGAACGCACCATCCTGCTGGCGCCCAATACCAATGATGATATAGACGAGCGGGATATTCCCTGGGAAGCCCTTAACAATACAACTTTTCTCCACCTCACCGCGCTCGCGGGAGACGGCCCTCTGGCGCTCCAGGGGATGATCGCCAGCCGGGTCCAGGAATCGGTGCGCCTCAGCCTGGACCCGGGGGAACTCTATGCCCGACGCGGCTGGCAGGCCATTGAAGCCATCCTGGATCACACAGAAACCCTGCTGCTAAACGAAATCGAGTGGCGGCTATTGGGGGGAGATATCAACGTTCACCCCACCTGGGCCCCGCCCCTGGTGGTGATCAAACGGGGGGGCCGGGGCGCCCGGCTGCTGACGCCGCTTCGCCATCTGGATTTTCCGGTGGAGCTGGGCGGAGAATTGGTGGATACCCTGGGCGCGGGTGACGTCTTCGCCGCAGGCTACCTGGCCGGACGCCTGGCCGGGCTGCATCTCAATCTTTGCGTGCGCCTGGGCAACCGGGCCGCAGCAGTGAGCCTCGGGGGCGCCGGGCGCGAGAGCTACCCGGATAAGATCTTTATAGAACGACAGATACAACTGCTGCAACAGGCTTGA
- a CDS encoding YHS domain-containing protein: protein MAKDPAKCDVDPVCMMDLKDMHGKFAYEFEDETYYFCSELCKDQFAKEPKKFVKKQK, encoded by the coding sequence ATGGCCAAAGATCCAGCCAAATGTGACGTGGACCCGGTGTGTATGATGGACCTGAAGGACATGCATGGAAAGTTCGCATATGAGTTTGAAGATGAGACCTATTATTTCTGTTCCGAACTCTGCAAGGACCAGTTTGCCAAGGAACCGAAAAAATTCGTCAAGAAACAGAAATAG
- the tpiA gene encoding triose-phosphate isomerase, producing the protein MSERQPFIAGNWKMHKTLAEARALARDIRQGMGPGRRAEVAVAPPYTALAAVAEELSGSDIRLAAQDSFWEKQGAYTGAISPVMLADVGCHYVIIGHSERRQHFGETNATVNRRLQAVLESGLAVILCVGETLGEREADRTFELVRTQLREGLAGVAAGPDRLVIAYEPVWAIGTGKTATPQQAQEVHAFIRSLLREFMGPHAEAIRIQYGGSVTPDNAATLLGQPDIDGALVGGASLKPELFLPIINAAG; encoded by the coding sequence ATGTCTGAGCGCCAGCCTTTCATCGCGGGAAACTGGAAGATGCACAAGACTCTGGCCGAAGCCAGGGCACTGGCCCGGGACATCCGGCAGGGGATGGGACCGGGGCGGCGGGCTGAAGTGGCGGTCGCCCCGCCTTATACCGCCCTGGCCGCAGTGGCCGAAGAGCTGTCCGGGTCCGACATCCGCCTGGCGGCCCAAGACTCTTTTTGGGAAAAGCAGGGGGCCTACACCGGCGCCATTTCTCCTGTGATGCTGGCCGATGTGGGCTGCCATTATGTCATCATCGGGCATTCCGAGCGGCGCCAGCACTTCGGCGAGACCAATGCCACGGTCAATCGCCGACTTCAAGCAGTCCTGGAGAGCGGTCTAGCCGTCATCCTCTGTGTGGGCGAAACCCTGGGGGAACGGGAAGCGGACCGGACCTTCGAGCTCGTGCGCACGCAGCTGCGCGAGGGGTTGGCTGGTGTGGCCGCGGGCCCGGACCGCCTGGTTATCGCCTACGAGCCGGTATGGGCCATCGGCACCGGTAAAACTGCTACACCCCAGCAGGCCCAGGAAGTTCATGCCTTCATCCGCAGTCTGCTGCGGGAGTTCATGGGGCCTCACGCCGAAGCAATCCGTATTCAGTATGGCGGCAGCGTCACCCCGGACAACGCCGCAACTCTCCTGGGTCAACCGGATATCGATGGCGCGCTGGTGGGAGGCGCTTCCCTCAAGCCCGAGTTGTTTTTGCCCATCATCAATGCGGCCGGGTGA
- a CDS encoding phosphoglycerate kinase, with product MKYIDEIDIKGKTLFIRVDFNVPLDQNLNITDDTRIRAVLPTINYCLEADAKVVLASHLGRPKGQRVEAYSLAPVARRLAYRLHKKVNLAPDCIGPEVDQLKAEMKPGDVLLLENLRFHAEEEKNDPDFSRELMKGIDIYVDDAFAVAHRAHASVEAVTHFAPICVGGFLMRDEVHYFHRSMEDPARPLAAIIGGAKVSSKLIALKNLLQHVDKMIIGGAMANTFLKSMGYEVGKSLTDDNLLDAAREIMAEALQKNVKFYLPVDCVVADRLDKQAETKITPVQEVPREWLITDIGPATVTLFGEALQNAKTIIWNGPMGAFEFDAFSRGTMAMVQKVAESYALTIVGGGDTDVALHKAGDFQKFSYVSTGGGAFIELLEGKKLPGITALEEWAEGNPNV from the coding sequence GTGAAGTATATCGACGAAATTGACATCAAAGGGAAAACCCTTTTTATCCGGGTGGATTTCAACGTCCCCTTAGACCAGAACCTCAATATTACGGACGATACTCGTATCCGGGCGGTGTTGCCCACCATCAATTATTGTCTGGAGGCCGACGCCAAAGTGGTCCTGGCCTCTCATTTGGGGCGGCCCAAAGGCCAAAGGGTGGAGGCCTACTCCCTGGCCCCGGTGGCCCGTCGGCTGGCCTATCGGCTGCATAAGAAGGTGAACCTGGCACCGGATTGCATCGGTCCCGAAGTGGATCAGCTCAAGGCGGAAATGAAGCCCGGCGATGTGCTGCTCCTGGAAAACCTGCGGTTTCACGCCGAGGAAGAAAAAAACGATCCCGATTTTTCCCGGGAATTGATGAAAGGCATCGATATCTATGTGGACGATGCCTTTGCGGTGGCGCACCGGGCCCACGCCTCGGTGGAAGCGGTCACCCATTTTGCCCCCATCTGCGTCGGCGGCTTTTTGATGCGGGATGAGGTGCATTATTTTCACCGTTCCATGGAAGACCCGGCCCGGCCCCTGGCGGCCATCATTGGCGGCGCCAAAGTTTCCAGCAAGCTCATTGCCCTGAAGAATCTCTTGCAGCACGTGGACAAGATGATCATCGGCGGGGCCATGGCCAATACCTTTCTGAAGAGCATGGGGTATGAAGTGGGCAAATCCCTCACGGACGATAACCTGTTGGACGCGGCCAGAGAGATCATGGCCGAGGCCTTGCAGAAGAACGTGAAATTTTACCTGCCGGTGGATTGCGTGGTGGCCGACAGGTTGGATAAACAGGCCGAAACCAAGATTACTCCGGTGCAGGAAGTGCCCCGGGAATGGCTCATCACCGACATCGGTCCGGCCACTGTCACCCTCTTTGGCGAGGCGCTGCAAAACGCCAAAACCATTATCTGGAACGGACCCATGGGAGCTTTTGAGTTCGACGCCTTCAGCCGGGGCACCATGGCCATGGTCCAGAAGGTGGCGGAATCTTATGCCCTGACCATCGTTGGCGGCGGCGATACCGATGTGGCCTTGCACAAGGCCGGGGACTTCCAGAAATTTTCTTATGTCTCCACAGGCGGGGGCGCCTTCATTGAACTGCTGGAAGGTAAAAAGTTGCCGGGTATCACGGCCCTGGAGGAATGGGCCGAGGGGAATCCCAATGTCTGA
- a CDS encoding MlaE family lipid ABC transporter permease subunit, which translates to MANPIRQLGQRSLNLVQEAGGMMIFLLEGLGLACVPPFRFRRFLQELQNIGVRSTLIVMLTAAFTGMVMALQGYYTLRRYGSEGALGSVVALGLIREMGPVLTGIMVSARAGSAVTAEIGIMRITEQLDALDTMAVNPIQYVVMPKLLAGVIAVPLLTAIFDVVGILGGYLVGVVLLGVSSGSYFSSMTQSVVMNDVNGGIVKSLVFGLTIILVACYNGYYTEHGAEGVSKATNQTVVLSAVLVLAWDYVLTSFFM; encoded by the coding sequence ATGGCCAATCCAATTCGTCAACTAGGGCAACGCTCGTTGAATCTGGTTCAAGAAGCCGGGGGCATGATGATCTTCCTCCTGGAAGGTCTGGGTTTGGCCTGCGTACCGCCTTTCCGGTTCCGGCGGTTTCTCCAGGAATTACAGAATATTGGGGTCAGATCCACCCTGATCGTCATGCTTACCGCGGCTTTTACGGGCATGGTCATGGCCTTGCAGGGCTATTACACTTTGAGAAGGTATGGTTCCGAAGGGGCACTGGGGTCGGTGGTGGCTTTGGGTCTGATACGTGAAATGGGGCCAGTGCTCACCGGAATCATGGTTTCAGCCCGAGCCGGCTCGGCGGTCACGGCTGAGATCGGGATCATGCGGATAACCGAACAACTGGACGCCCTGGACACCATGGCCGTTAACCCCATCCAATATGTGGTGATGCCAAAGCTGCTGGCGGGAGTCATTGCGGTACCCTTGCTCACCGCGATTTTTGACGTAGTGGGCATCCTGGGCGGCTACCTGGTGGGCGTTGTCCTTTTGGGAGTAAGTTCCGGATCATATTTTTCCAGCATGACCCAGAGCGTGGTAATGAACGATGTTAACGGCGGCATCGTCAAGTCCCTGGTCTTTGGCCTCACCATCATCCTGGTGGCCTGCTACAATGGCTACTACACCGAACATGGCGCCGAGGGCGTAAGCAAAGCTACCAACCAGACCGTGGTCTTGTCTGCGGTGCTGGTGCTGGCGTGGGACTACGTTCTCACGTCTTTCTTTATGTAA
- a CDS encoding ATP-binding cassette domain-containing protein: MGLRSHVFLYVTMIKIINLVKSFRGHKVLDGINLEIPTGQITVVIGKSGVGKSVLLKHIIGLLKPDSGQILVDDRDIALLKGNSLREFKLRLAVLFQGGALFDSLSVFENIAFPLREKTRLSEDEIATRVRERLVQMNLASEVEAKFPDELSGGMKKRVALARAMIQEPEIMFFDEPVTGLDPPMTNTVFHLISKTHQDSGYTALMVSHDIPEVFHVAHQVAMLHKGRIIAAGTPEEIQSHPDPMVQSFIHGEVDFLED; this comes from the coding sequence GTGGGACTACGTTCTCACGTCTTTCTTTATGTAACCATGATCAAGATCATCAATCTGGTCAAATCCTTCCGCGGTCACAAGGTCCTGGACGGCATCAACCTCGAGATTCCCACCGGTCAGATTACCGTGGTGATCGGCAAGAGCGGCGTGGGCAAAAGTGTGCTCTTGAAGCACATCATCGGCCTGTTAAAACCCGACTCCGGTCAGATCCTCGTGGACGACCGGGATATCGCTCTGTTGAAGGGAAACAGCCTACGGGAATTCAAACTGCGCCTCGCGGTGCTCTTTCAGGGCGGAGCTCTTTTCGATTCGCTCAGCGTCTTTGAAAATATCGCCTTCCCCTTAAGGGAAAAAACCCGGCTGTCCGAAGACGAGATTGCCACCCGAGTCCGGGAACGCCTGGTCCAGATGAATCTGGCCTCTGAAGTGGAAGCCAAGTTTCCCGATGAACTGAGCGGTGGCATGAAAAAGCGCGTCGCCCTGGCCCGGGCCATGATCCAGGAACCGGAAATCATGTTCTTCGACGAACCGGTCACCGGGCTGGACCCGCCCATGACCAATACCGTCTTCCATCTCATCTCCAAGACCCATCAGGACAGTGGCTATACCGCCTTGATGGTAAGCCACGATATTCCCGAGGTCTTTCATGTGGCGCACCAGGTGGCAATGCTCCATAAGGGCCGGATTATTGCTGCAGGCACCCCCGAGGAGATTCAAAGCCATCCCGACCCGATGGTTCAGAGTTTCATCCACGGGGAAGTTGACTTTCTGGAGGATTAG
- the mlaD gene encoding outer membrane lipid asymmetry maintenance protein MlaD, translating to MRRTNLELTVGVFVLLGLACLAYLAINLGKMEIYGEGYQIFAIFDNVSGLKSGATVEIAGVEVGQVNSIQLTSLYQARVGLRLHEGIKVHDDAIASVRTKGIIGDKFVKLSPGSSENLIPVGGKIINTESGIDLEELIGSYIHGKV from the coding sequence ATGAGAAGAACCAATCTGGAACTGACAGTCGGTGTCTTCGTGCTGTTGGGCCTGGCTTGCCTGGCTTATCTGGCTATTAATCTGGGCAAGATGGAGATTTACGGCGAGGGTTACCAGATTTTTGCCATATTTGATAATGTCTCCGGACTCAAAAGCGGGGCCACGGTGGAAATTGCCGGGGTGGAAGTTGGCCAGGTGAATTCCATTCAGCTTACCTCCCTGTACCAGGCCCGGGTCGGCCTGAGGTTGCATGAGGGGATTAAAGTTCACGACGATGCCATCGCCTCCGTGCGCACCAAGGGGATCATCGGGGATAAATTCGTTAAGTTGTCCCCGGGTAGCTCGGAAAATCTCATCCCGGTGGGTGGCAAGATCATCAACACCGAATCCGGCATCGACCTGGAAGAACTGATTGGCAGTTACATCCACGGCAAGGTTTGA
- a CDS encoding ABC transporter substrate-binding protein — protein MSRLLIRSAIFGLALQLVLGASGAWAGQPTEVVRSVIERALDVLKNPSYSKSQKHQMVKNIVDPHFNYREMAKLSLGATWGSLNGGQQAEFVSLFSELLEASYADKIDKYAQRVKIDYADEIPDGNRVEVRTVVRRPNDRFPLNYRLIQEGGTWKVYDVVIEGVSLVSNYRSQFSRIIHQSSYAELVRRLKTKVSELQQTG, from the coding sequence ATGAGTCGTTTATTGATAAGAAGCGCGATTTTCGGTTTAGCTTTGCAGTTGGTGCTAGGGGCTTCCGGGGCCTGGGCGGGTCAGCCTACGGAAGTTGTCCGAAGTGTTATTGAGCGAGCCCTTGATGTTCTGAAAAATCCATCCTATAGCAAGTCACAAAAGCACCAGATGGTCAAGAATATCGTGGACCCTCACTTCAATTACCGGGAGATGGCCAAGCTCTCCCTGGGAGCAACCTGGGGGAGTCTCAATGGCGGTCAACAGGCTGAATTTGTGAGTTTGTTTTCCGAGCTTCTTGAGGCCTCTTATGCCGACAAGATCGATAAGTATGCCCAAAGGGTGAAAATTGATTACGCCGACGAAATCCCGGATGGTAATCGCGTTGAAGTGCGCACCGTAGTGCGAAGGCCCAATGACCGGTTCCCCTTGAACTACCGTCTCATCCAGGAAGGCGGCACCTGGAAGGTTTACGATGTGGTGATCGAGGGCGTCAGCCTGGTAAGCAACTACCGGTCGCAGTTCAGCCGCATTATTCATCAATCTTCTTATGCTGAACTGGTGCGGCGCCTCAAGACCAAAGTATCGGAATTACAGCAAACCGGATGA
- a CDS encoding MFS transporter, with protein MTSEPARPYSYYTLLCICCGIVLGCYFGTYMRFPVVPLFAQSLGADTVLVGVINAAFLLAAGALSLPLGLIATRLGMKRLAGIGLLILAASSFLLAVSHTPHQLIWIYLFSGAGLAAFGPTTMSYVAGISPPTHLGRAYGWYTTALYVGMSLGPAAGGFVAEAWGFPMVFILSGLSIFVTFWVTFFFLPRARHVMPGGHQHSPIGRAVIREALKNLPLLGSWVATGGGCFGLGIVLTFLPLHAHERGLSYGQIGLIFAVQGVMNALSRLPFGHLSDRVQNRSLLVILGLLGVVASLAGYGISRRPMHFNLCAVAMGLSMGLAFTSVAAFSVETVLPEFRGLAMGGYNSAIYLGMMVSSAGLGPIIGRIGFEDGFLITAFITLLITGGSCLLMKNFSPPGTPAPKAS; from the coding sequence ATGACGTCTGAACCGGCTCGCCCCTACAGTTACTACACCCTTCTCTGCATTTGCTGCGGCATAGTCCTGGGCTGCTACTTCGGCACCTATATGCGCTTCCCGGTGGTGCCGCTGTTTGCCCAGTCCCTGGGCGCCGACACCGTGTTGGTAGGGGTGATCAACGCGGCCTTCCTCTTGGCCGCAGGGGCACTGTCCCTGCCCCTGGGCCTGATCGCCACCCGACTGGGCATGAAACGCCTGGCCGGCATAGGCCTCCTGATTTTGGCCGCGTCTTCCTTTCTGCTGGCGGTCAGCCATACGCCACACCAGCTTATTTGGATTTATCTGTTCTCCGGGGCAGGTTTGGCGGCGTTCGGCCCAACCACCATGTCTTATGTGGCCGGGATTTCACCGCCCACCCATTTGGGCCGGGCTTACGGCTGGTATACTACCGCGCTCTATGTCGGCATGAGCCTGGGGCCGGCAGCCGGCGGCTTCGTGGCGGAGGCCTGGGGCTTCCCTATGGTGTTTATCCTGTCGGGCCTCAGCATCTTCGTAACCTTCTGGGTTACGTTCTTTTTTCTGCCCCGGGCCCGTCACGTCATGCCGGGGGGCCACCAGCATTCCCCCATTGGACGCGCCGTCATCCGGGAAGCCTTAAAAAATCTACCCTTGTTGGGCTCCTGGGTAGCCACCGGCGGGGGTTGCTTCGGGTTGGGCATAGTCCTCACCTTCCTGCCTCTCCATGCCCACGAGCGAGGTTTGAGTTACGGACAGATTGGCTTGATCTTTGCTGTCCAAGGGGTTATGAACGCCCTTTCCCGCCTGCCCTTCGGCCACTTGAGCGACCGGGTCCAGAACCGCAGCCTCTTGGTGATTTTGGGACTCCTGGGTGTGGTTGCCTCGTTGGCCGGTTACGGCATCTCCCGGCGACCGATGCATTTCAACCTCTGCGCCGTGGCCATGGGGCTGAGCATGGGCCTGGCCTTCACGTCAGTGGCCGCCTTCAGTGTGGAAACCGTCCTGCCGGAATTCCGGGGGTTGGCCATGGGCGGCTATAACTCCGCCATCTATTTGGGCATGATGGTCAGTTCTGCGGGCTTAGGGCCAATCATCGGCCGCATCGGTTTTGAAGACGGTTTCCTCATTACCGCGTTCATCACGCTCCTGATTACCGGCGGCTCCTGTCTTCTTATGAAGAATTTCTCTCCTCCGGGCACCCCAGCGCCCAAGGCAAGTTAA
- a CDS encoding ABC transporter substrate-binding protein: MENKVRGCAGVRVFFVALAVLFIMAGSQALAAGPTDSVISLFNEVSSILSNPALQGSSHRFQKVELVEKASARYFDYREMAKRSLGETWDSLNHGQQDEFVKDFSGLLKASHARSLFMFTKGKVAYQPQILKADDAEVPIVILPPNDKISVSFRMSKKPQGWMIYDLVIEGVSSLDHYKTQFARIIQESSFKNLLKVLKAKMQEICIP; this comes from the coding sequence ATGGAAAACAAGGTGCGTGGGTGCGCTGGGGTGCGAGTCTTCTTCGTAGCCTTGGCCGTTCTGTTCATAATGGCAGGGTCTCAGGCCCTGGCTGCTGGTCCCACGGATAGCGTAATAAGCCTCTTTAACGAAGTATCGAGCATCCTAAGTAATCCGGCCCTCCAGGGCAGTTCCCACCGTTTCCAGAAAGTCGAACTGGTGGAGAAAGCCTCGGCCCGTTATTTTGATTACCGGGAAATGGCCAAACGCTCTCTGGGGGAAACCTGGGATTCCCTGAATCATGGCCAGCAAGACGAGTTCGTGAAGGATTTCAGCGGTCTCTTAAAGGCCTCTCATGCCCGTTCCCTCTTCATGTTCACCAAGGGCAAGGTGGCTTACCAGCCGCAAATCCTCAAGGCTGATGACGCCGAGGTGCCCATCGTCATCTTGCCCCCCAACGACAAGATCTCCGTCAGTTTCCGGATGTCCAAGAAACCCCAGGGCTGGATGATTTACGACTTGGTGATCGAGGGGGTCAGCTCGCTGGATCATTATAAAACTCAATTCGCCCGGATTATCCAGGAGTCCTCGTTCAAAAACCTCCTCAAGGTCCTGAAGGCCAAAATGCAGGAAATATGCATACCCTAA
- a CDS encoding PaaI family thioesterase, which produces MSKVNEAFLTAFKERIAAQEISKFWQLELEDVGPGRARVSMVCRPEMANIMGMVHGSAIFALIDEAFQAAVNGHGTVAVALNMNLTFHAAAKMGERLVASTRELRAGRRTATYFIEVTDPKGGLIASCQALAYRKDTPWEFGES; this is translated from the coding sequence ATGAGCAAGGTTAATGAAGCTTTTCTGACTGCCTTCAAGGAGCGGATTGCCGCGCAAGAGATCAGCAAATTCTGGCAATTGGAACTAGAAGACGTAGGCCCGGGCCGGGCCCGGGTGTCCATGGTCTGCCGTCCCGAGATGGCCAATATCATGGGGATGGTGCATGGGTCGGCAATCTTTGCTTTAATCGATGAAGCCTTTCAGGCCGCGGTGAACGGGCACGGCACCGTGGCAGTGGCCCTCAACATGAACCTGACCTTCCATGCCGCGGCCAAGATGGGTGAGCGTCTGGTGGCTTCAACCCGGGAACTCCGCGCTGGCCGCCGCACCGCAACTTATTTCATCGAAGTGACGGACCCCAAAGGCGGCCTCATCGCCTCCTGCCAGGCCCTGGCCTACCGCAAGGATACGCCGTGGGAGTTCGGCGAATCGTAA
- a CDS encoding glycosyltransferase family 4 protein has translation MADKSTPKSLSILHTEASLGWGGQERRILVEALAMRQRGHRLAVACDPRGELYRRACLHRFSVTPLTFGGTHNLGAWINLRRLLHAETPDILNTHSSLDSWVGSLAWRSLRNRPLLVRTRHLSTRVKINWPTRWLYQTPAAIITTGQVTRELLMKRLGVPGQRIFSIPTGVDLAEFVPQEKSRELLAQIKIPTDAFVFGSVAVLRSWKGHLYLLEAFRNLIADGVRAFLLLVGEGPYRVVIEEKIAQLGLQPWVRLAGFRDQVTPWFALMDVVVLASYANEGVPQSLLQAMAMARPVVGTTVGGIPEVVIDAETGLLVPPRNPQALAQALGRLQANPNYRQELGRRGRELVVERFSLEQMATEIEAVYGVLQNRREGEGGG, from the coding sequence ATGGCCGATAAGTCAACGCCCAAGTCGTTATCTATCCTCCATACCGAAGCCTCCCTGGGCTGGGGCGGGCAGGAGCGCCGCATCCTGGTGGAAGCCTTGGCCATGCGCCAGCGCGGCCATCGGCTGGCCGTTGCCTGCGATCCCCGGGGGGAGCTCTACCGTCGGGCTTGCCTTCACCGGTTTTCGGTAACGCCTCTGACTTTCGGGGGAACGCACAATCTGGGCGCCTGGATAAATCTACGCCGACTTTTGCATGCAGAGACGCCCGATATCTTGAACACCCACAGCTCCCTGGATTCCTGGGTCGGCTCCCTGGCTTGGCGCAGCCTGCGTAACCGGCCCCTGCTGGTGCGGACCCGACATCTATCCACCCGGGTCAAAATCAACTGGCCCACCCGCTGGCTCTACCAGACCCCGGCCGCCATCATCACCACCGGGCAGGTTACCAGGGAGTTGCTCATGAAGCGCCTGGGAGTGCCGGGTCAGCGGATTTTTTCCATCCCCACAGGGGTGGATCTGGCGGAGTTTGTCCCCCAGGAAAAAAGCCGGGAGTTGCTGGCCCAGATCAAGATTCCCACCGATGCTTTTGTCTTTGGCAGCGTCGCAGTGCTGCGCTCCTGGAAGGGGCACCTCTATCTTTTGGAGGCCTTCCGGAATCTCATTGCCGACGGCGTTCGGGCCTTTCTTCTCCTGGTGGGGGAGGGGCCTTACCGGGTGGTGATTGAAGAGAAAATCGCCCAATTAGGCCTCCAGCCCTGGGTGCGCCTGGCAGGTTTCCGAGATCAAGTGACGCCCTGGTTTGCCCTGATGGACGTGGTGGTCCTGGCGTCCTATGCCAACGAAGGGGTGCCCCAGTCTCTCCTGCAGGCTATGGCTATGGCCCGGCCGGTGGTGGGAACCACGGTGGGCGGTATTCCGGAGGTGGTCATTGACGCCGAAACCGGCTTGCTCGTGCCCCCCCGGAATCCCCAGGCGCTGGCTCAAGCCTTGGGCCGTTTGCAGGCCAACCCTAACTATCGCCAGGAGTTGGGGCGTCGGGGCAGGGAACTGGTGGTGGAGCGTTTTTCTTTGGAGCAGATGGCCACAGAAATTGAGGCGGTTTACGGCGTCTTACAGAATCGCCGGGAAGGGGAGGGCGGGGGGTGA